The following coding sequences lie in one Rutidosis leptorrhynchoides isolate AG116_Rl617_1_P2 chromosome 4, CSIRO_AGI_Rlap_v1, whole genome shotgun sequence genomic window:
- the LOC139845576 gene encoding putative nuclear RNA export factor SDE5 isoform X3: MTIKDGPSSECTFSNDHDKNLEYLNGAFGSKLSADEMASAYCQAGVSRGTVSQPKPKNSGASVGTVSGVIGAGYGKFRASRNKAREITKPLKLSSSEIPASQIWDESPQPVNARTETMNRDIEQFLLKMLGDGFQLDMEDIKEVVGGCGYDVQESMEKLMEISTPTLDLGDGTPNTVHQTSMKTYQDLDTQFEQLMVVNDCSGSNQPKVEKEILSSLFTLPERAELGPKTIIPKRQPRIRKYGLVTGPFKEPIATFKTPIVKNEVNGDGNDENDDNFDTLRQATLEHWGTMKEYFRAAAKAYVEGSYEKADKLIKAGQLYTEKAKEANLASGRMLTQPKNDGESISINVNEQEPDQAVRLLKTELTLMSGIPSFQFLKVMLGGEDKFKKPRKRRIIRLLQKDSIAWTEEQDGQIMVIRIDVINPKNLSFNKS, encoded by the exons AT GACGATAAAGGACGGACCTTCTTCCGAATGTACATTTTCCAACGACCACGACAAGAACTTAGAATATTTGAATGGTGCTTTTGGTTCAAAGCTATCTGCGGATGAAATGGCGTCTGCATATTGTCAAGCAG GTGTATCGAGGGGTACAGTTTCTCAACCCAAGCCAAAAAACTCTGGTGCATCGGTTGGTACAGTTTCAGGTGTAATTGGTGCTGGTTATGGGAAATTTAGGGCTTCAAGGAATAAAGCACGTGAAATTACAAAACCTTTGAAGTTGTCTTCAAGTGAGATTCCGGCGTCTCAGATATGGGATGAGAGTCCACAACCAGTTAATGCACGGACTGAAACTATGAATAGGGATATTGAGCAATTTCTGCTTAAGATGCTCGGGGATGGTTTCCAGTTAGACATGGAAGACATCAAAGAAGTTGTTG GTGGTTGTGGCTATGACGTCCAAGAG AGCATGGAAAAACTTATGGAAATATCTACCCCCACTTTGGATTTGGGAGACGGCACTCCAAACACGGTCCACCAAACA TCTATGAAGACGTATCAAGATCTGGACACGCAGTTTGAACAGTTAATGGTAGTCAATGATTGTTCTGGAAG CAACCAgccaaaggtcgaaaaagaaatttTGAGCAGCCTCTTTACACTCCCTGAAAGAGCTGAATTGGGACCAAAAACAATTATTCCCAAAAGACAACCAAGGATCAGAAAATATGGTCTAGTAACCGGACCTTTTAAAGAACCGATAGCAACTTTTAAGACTCCTATTGTGAAGAATGAAGTTAAcggggatg GAAATGATGAGAATGATGATAACTTCGATACCCTAAGGCAAGCTACATTAGAGCACTGGGGTACAATGAAGGAATATTTTAGAGCC GCTGCTAAAGCATATGTTGAAGGTAGCTATGAGAAAGCAGATAAGCTCATCAAGGCG GGACAATTATATACGGAGAAGGCTAAGGAAGCTAATCTAGCTTCAGGCAGAATGCTTACTCAACCCAA AAACGATGGAGAATCGATTTCAATTAATGTAAATGAGCAAGAACCAGATCAAGCTGTCCGTCTTTTAAAAACTGAATTGACATTAATGTCCGGCATACCAT CCTTTCAATTTCTGAAAGTCATGCTTGGGGGTGAAGATAAATTCAAAAAGCCTCGTAAGCGTCGG ATAATTAGACTACTTCAAAAGGATTCTATTGCTTGGACTGAAGAACAGGATGGCCAAATTATGGTTATCCGAATTGATGTGATCAATCCGAAAAATTTAAGCTTTAACAAAAGTTAG
- the LOC139845576 gene encoding putative nuclear RNA export factor SDE5 isoform X1, which produces MTIKDGPSSECTFSNDHDKNLEYLNGAFGSKLSADEMASAYCQAGYDMQKTCGILYSMLGSTSNNNIHAPTNDMTNAPVSLVGVSRGTVSQPKPKNSGASVGTVSGVIGAGYGKFRASRNKAREITKPLKLSSSEIPASQIWDESPQPVNARTETMNRDIEQFLLKMLGDGFQLDMEDIKEVVGGCGYDVQESMEKLMEISTPTLDLGDGTPNTVHQTSMKTYQDLDTQFEQLMVVNDCSGSNQPKVEKEILSSLFTLPERAELGPKTIIPKRQPRIRKYGLVTGPFKEPIATFKTPIVKNEVNGDGNDENDDNFDTLRQATLEHWGTMKEYFRAAAKAYVEGSYEKADKLIKAGQLYTEKAKEANLASGRMLTQPKNDGESISINVNEQEPDQAVRLLKTELTLMSGIPSFQFLKVMLGGEDKFKKPRKRRIIRLLQKDSIAWTEEQDGQIMVIRIDVINPKNLSFNKS; this is translated from the exons AT GACGATAAAGGACGGACCTTCTTCCGAATGTACATTTTCCAACGACCACGACAAGAACTTAGAATATTTGAATGGTGCTTTTGGTTCAAAGCTATCTGCGGATGAAATGGCGTCTGCATATTGTCAAGCAGGTTATGATATGCAAAAAACTTGTGGCATACTTTATAGTATGCTAGGAAGCACTTCAAACAACAATATACATGCACCAACAAATGATATGACTAATGCACCTGTATCGTTAGTAGGTGTATCGAGGGGTACAGTTTCTCAACCCAAGCCAAAAAACTCTGGTGCATCGGTTGGTACAGTTTCAGGTGTAATTGGTGCTGGTTATGGGAAATTTAGGGCTTCAAGGAATAAAGCACGTGAAATTACAAAACCTTTGAAGTTGTCTTCAAGTGAGATTCCGGCGTCTCAGATATGGGATGAGAGTCCACAACCAGTTAATGCACGGACTGAAACTATGAATAGGGATATTGAGCAATTTCTGCTTAAGATGCTCGGGGATGGTTTCCAGTTAGACATGGAAGACATCAAAGAAGTTGTTG GTGGTTGTGGCTATGACGTCCAAGAG AGCATGGAAAAACTTATGGAAATATCTACCCCCACTTTGGATTTGGGAGACGGCACTCCAAACACGGTCCACCAAACA TCTATGAAGACGTATCAAGATCTGGACACGCAGTTTGAACAGTTAATGGTAGTCAATGATTGTTCTGGAAG CAACCAgccaaaggtcgaaaaagaaatttTGAGCAGCCTCTTTACACTCCCTGAAAGAGCTGAATTGGGACCAAAAACAATTATTCCCAAAAGACAACCAAGGATCAGAAAATATGGTCTAGTAACCGGACCTTTTAAAGAACCGATAGCAACTTTTAAGACTCCTATTGTGAAGAATGAAGTTAAcggggatg GAAATGATGAGAATGATGATAACTTCGATACCCTAAGGCAAGCTACATTAGAGCACTGGGGTACAATGAAGGAATATTTTAGAGCC GCTGCTAAAGCATATGTTGAAGGTAGCTATGAGAAAGCAGATAAGCTCATCAAGGCG GGACAATTATATACGGAGAAGGCTAAGGAAGCTAATCTAGCTTCAGGCAGAATGCTTACTCAACCCAA AAACGATGGAGAATCGATTTCAATTAATGTAAATGAGCAAGAACCAGATCAAGCTGTCCGTCTTTTAAAAACTGAATTGACATTAATGTCCGGCATACCAT CCTTTCAATTTCTGAAAGTCATGCTTGGGGGTGAAGATAAATTCAAAAAGCCTCGTAAGCGTCGG ATAATTAGACTACTTCAAAAGGATTCTATTGCTTGGACTGAAGAACAGGATGGCCAAATTATGGTTATCCGAATTGATGTGATCAATCCGAAAAATTTAAGCTTTAACAAAAGTTAG
- the LOC139845576 gene encoding putative nuclear RNA export factor SDE5 isoform X2, with protein MTIKDGPSSECTFSNDHDKNLEYLNGAFGSKLSADEMASAYCQAGYDMQKTCGILYSMLGSTSNNNIHAPTNDMTNAPVSLVGVSRGTVSQPKPKNSGASVGTVSGVIGAGYGKFRASRNKAREITKPLKLSSSEIPASQIWDESPQPVNARTETMNRDIEQFLLKMLGDGFQLDMEDIKEVVGGCGYDVQESMEKLMEISTPTLDLGDGTPNTVHQTTYQDLDTQFEQLMVVNDCSGSNQPKVEKEILSSLFTLPERAELGPKTIIPKRQPRIRKYGLVTGPFKEPIATFKTPIVKNEVNGDGNDENDDNFDTLRQATLEHWGTMKEYFRAAAKAYVEGSYEKADKLIKAGQLYTEKAKEANLASGRMLTQPKNDGESISINVNEQEPDQAVRLLKTELTLMSGIPSFQFLKVMLGGEDKFKKPRKRRIIRLLQKDSIAWTEEQDGQIMVIRIDVINPKNLSFNKS; from the exons AT GACGATAAAGGACGGACCTTCTTCCGAATGTACATTTTCCAACGACCACGACAAGAACTTAGAATATTTGAATGGTGCTTTTGGTTCAAAGCTATCTGCGGATGAAATGGCGTCTGCATATTGTCAAGCAGGTTATGATATGCAAAAAACTTGTGGCATACTTTATAGTATGCTAGGAAGCACTTCAAACAACAATATACATGCACCAACAAATGATATGACTAATGCACCTGTATCGTTAGTAGGTGTATCGAGGGGTACAGTTTCTCAACCCAAGCCAAAAAACTCTGGTGCATCGGTTGGTACAGTTTCAGGTGTAATTGGTGCTGGTTATGGGAAATTTAGGGCTTCAAGGAATAAAGCACGTGAAATTACAAAACCTTTGAAGTTGTCTTCAAGTGAGATTCCGGCGTCTCAGATATGGGATGAGAGTCCACAACCAGTTAATGCACGGACTGAAACTATGAATAGGGATATTGAGCAATTTCTGCTTAAGATGCTCGGGGATGGTTTCCAGTTAGACATGGAAGACATCAAAGAAGTTGTTG GTGGTTGTGGCTATGACGTCCAAGAG AGCATGGAAAAACTTATGGAAATATCTACCCCCACTTTGGATTTGGGAGACGGCACTCCAAACACGGTCCACCAAACA ACGTATCAAGATCTGGACACGCAGTTTGAACAGTTAATGGTAGTCAATGATTGTTCTGGAAG CAACCAgccaaaggtcgaaaaagaaatttTGAGCAGCCTCTTTACACTCCCTGAAAGAGCTGAATTGGGACCAAAAACAATTATTCCCAAAAGACAACCAAGGATCAGAAAATATGGTCTAGTAACCGGACCTTTTAAAGAACCGATAGCAACTTTTAAGACTCCTATTGTGAAGAATGAAGTTAAcggggatg GAAATGATGAGAATGATGATAACTTCGATACCCTAAGGCAAGCTACATTAGAGCACTGGGGTACAATGAAGGAATATTTTAGAGCC GCTGCTAAAGCATATGTTGAAGGTAGCTATGAGAAAGCAGATAAGCTCATCAAGGCG GGACAATTATATACGGAGAAGGCTAAGGAAGCTAATCTAGCTTCAGGCAGAATGCTTACTCAACCCAA AAACGATGGAGAATCGATTTCAATTAATGTAAATGAGCAAGAACCAGATCAAGCTGTCCGTCTTTTAAAAACTGAATTGACATTAATGTCCGGCATACCAT CCTTTCAATTTCTGAAAGTCATGCTTGGGGGTGAAGATAAATTCAAAAAGCCTCGTAAGCGTCGG ATAATTAGACTACTTCAAAAGGATTCTATTGCTTGGACTGAAGAACAGGATGGCCAAATTATGGTTATCCGAATTGATGTGATCAATCCGAAAAATTTAAGCTTTAACAAAAGTTAG